In Bifidobacterium scardovii JCM 12489 = DSM 13734, the genomic stretch CGCGTCGCCGGCGCCCGTGGCCGGCTGCAGGGTCTGCTGTTCCATATCCGTTCCTCTTCGCATGATGGTCCGGGGCCTGTCCCCGACCGTTACCTTCAACTTACGGAACGGAAGCAGTACCCGACATCGTGCGGCGGGCTGAAACCGGGCGATCGGGGCCACCGCCGCGTCATTCCAGAGGATGAGTGCGCGGCCTATTCGTTCAGCCGCGCCGCCTCCACGGGCGGATCGAGCCAGTAGCTCTCCTTCTCGACGCTGACGGTGGTGGCCCACCAGGTCTGCGTGATGCCGGGCAGGCGGCGTATCGAGCGGTCGACCACCCGCCAGAGCGCCTCGTCGTTGTCGGCGATGACCTCGACCAGGTACTCGGCGCCGCCGAAGCCGACGCCGCTCATGACATAGGTGATCTCGTCGACGGCCAGCAGCTCACCGGCGTCCAGACGGTACGGGGGCGCCACCGACAGGCCGATGAACGCCTGGCTGAAATCGCCGAGGCGCATGGGGCTCACCGTGGCCATGATGCTCATCACGCCGGCCTCCTCAAGCCGCTTGACACGCCCGCGCACGGCGGTGTGGCTCACGCCGAGGCGCTGGCCGACCGACGCATAGCTGGCGCGGCCGTCGTCCTGCAGCGCGTTGAAGGTTTCGGCGAGGTGCGCGCCGAGCGTGCTCACGGGAGCGTCCGCGCCGACGTTCGCCTCATGCTTGCTCATCACGGGTTCGCCGCCGCATGCGGCGAGCAGCCGGTTGACCACGCCGACGTTGTGGTCGTCCAGTACCAGTTTGGCGCAGGAGAACACCTGGATGCGCTCCAGCCCGGGCAGCGCGCGCAGGTCGGATTTGAGGAAGCGGTCCATCGCCGCCCCGGTGTAGACGACGGCTTCGGCGATGATGTCGGCGTCCCCCAGCGCGCAGACCACGTACGTGACCTGCGGCATCGCCTGGAGCGCGGCCAGCGCCTCGTCGCGGCGGCCGCTGATGCGCAGGCCGACGATCACCTGGCAGTAATTGCTCAGGGAGAGCGGGTTGATCACCGGCACCACGCTCATCATGCCGGATGAGGTAAGTTTGCGGTAGCTCTCGGTGGCCGCGTACACGGATATGCCGAGTTGTTCGGCGAGCGCCGCCATCGACAGTCTTCCGTCGCGCTGCAGTGCGGCGACGACCTCGAGATCGCGCCGCTGGATGTCGGTCCGTCCGTTCATCATGCCTCGTTCCTGCCCGCCGCCGCGCCGGTTCCTCCGTCGCCGCGAGCGCGCATGCCATCATCCGTCATTTACGCCGCCTGAACCAGCATCGCCGTCACGACGGCCGCCGCGACCGCCAGCGTGGCGGCGAGCAGCGCCCAATCGGCCGGTCTCATGCGCAGCGTCACCCGGTAGGTGCGGGCGCCGGGCAGGCCGAGCCCCCGCGATTCCATCGTCCAGCCGACGCTCTGGCTCATCCGGTAGGCGCGGATGAGCACGGCGACGATGATCGGCAGGTACGAGGTGAAGCGCGTGACCAGTCGCGCCAGCGGGTTGCGCCGTGCGCGACCCGCCGTTCCCACCCCGGAGCCGCTCCCCCGGGCTCCGCCGGACAGGTCGAGCCCGCGCGCCCGCTGCGCGGCGGATACGGATTGGAAGATCTGGAAGAACACGGGAATGTAGCGCAGGGATGTGGCGAGCGTGAGCCCGGCGCGATAGGGCACGCCGAGCGCCACGAGCCCGCGCACCAGTTTCGCCTGGCTGGTGGTGAACAGGGTCAGGAAGCAGGCGAATCCGAGGGCCGGTATGCGCAGGCCCATCACCGCGGCCATGACCAGGTTCTCCCGGGTGAGCCGCAGGAATCCCAGCCGCCACAGTTCGTGCTCGCCGCTCGGGTCGAAGATCGGCCACAGGATCACGATGAGCACGATGATCGGGGCGAGGATACGCCACACCCACATGATGCGGCCGGCGGGGGTGCGGTCGGCGGCGAGCATCGCGTGCTCGAGCGCGAGCGCGGCGAGCATGAACGCCCATTCCCGCCAGACCAGGCACAGCACCAGCAGGGCGAGCGACATGGCGAATTTGACTCGCGGGTCGGCGCGGTGCAGCCACCCGTCGCCCGGCACATACAGATCGGCGTTCATCGTTGCCCGCTCCGTTCCGTTTCGGTGTCGGCGCCGGCCGCGTCCGCGGCTTGGCGCCTGAGTTCGCCCCATTCGGCGATGCGGCCGCCGTCCATGCGCAGCAGATGCGTGCAGCACCGGGCCACCGCTCGCATGTCGTGGCTGATCATGACGACGGTGACGCCTTGGCGGTTAAGTTCGCGCACCGCGTCGAGGAACCGGTCCGCGATGATCCGGTCGAGGCCGACGGTCGGCTCGTCGAGCACGAGCACCGGCGTGTCCATGGCCAGCACGGAGGCGAGCGCGACCGCGCGGCGGTCCCCGTAGCCCAGCGTGGCCGGCGAGATGTCGGCGAAGCGCCGCAGGCCGAACAGCTCCATCGCGCGCTCCACCGCGTCGTCGACCTGTTCCGGGGTGCGGCCGAGCACCTTCGGGCCGAAGCCGATCTCGTCGCGCGTGGAGGCGCAGAAGATCTGATGGTCGGGGTTCTGGAACACGAAGCCGACGTGCGCCGCCATGCGGCCGACGCCGTTGGCGCGCGTGTCCAGCCCGTCGACGGTCACGCGGCCGGCGCTCGGCGTCAGCAGCGCGTTGAGGTGCTTGGCCAGCGTGGTCTTGCCCGATCCGTTGCGCCCGACCAGCCCGACGAAGGCGCCGCGCGGGATCGCGCAGCTCACGTCGTCCAGCGCCGTCTCCCCCGCTTCGGCGCCGTCGTACCGGTAGGTCACGTGGTCCAGCACGATGGCCGGGTCCCGAGGCGTTCCGCTCATCGGCGTCACGGCGAGTTCGGGCTCGCCCTCCTGCGGCAGGGCGACGCCGAGCCGCGTGAACAGGCCGTGCTCGCGCTCGAACAGTCCGGCGTCGCCCTGCGCGGCGAGGCGGCCGGATTCAAGGACGAGGATGCGGTCGGCCCAGCCGGGCAGATGCGAGGTGTCCTGTTCGGCCATGATGACGGTCAGGGAGCGCCGGCGGCGGATCGCCTCAAGCGCGGCGAACACGTCGCGCTTGCCTTCCGGGTCGAGCGCGGCGGTCGGCTCGTCCACGATCAGGATGTCGGGTTCGGCGGCGAGCGCGGCGGCCAGGGCCACGCGCTGCATCTGCCCGCCGGACAGGCTGGTCGGCACGCGCCGGCGCATCCCGGTCATGCCGACCAGCGCGAGCATCTCGTCGATGCGCGCGTCCATCAGCGCCGGGTCCATGCCGCGGTTCTCCAGGGGGAACGCGATCTCGTCCTCGACGGAGGCGCAGAACAGCTGCGATTCGGGGTCCTGCTGCACATAGCCGACGCGCGTGGAGAGCTGCGCGACCGAGACGGCGGCGGTGTCCATGCCGGCCACGGTGACGGCGCCGCTCATCGTGCCGTCCGCCAGATTCGGGATGATGCCGGCCAGGGCCATGCAGAACGTGGATTTGCCGGCGCCTGTCGGGCCGACGACGCCGACGAACCACCCCGCCCGGATGTCGGCGCTCACGCCGTCGAGCCCGGGGATCGGGCCGCCACCGTCGACGATCGGCGCGTACCGCCAGCCAAGGTCACGAACCTCGATGAGTCCGCCCATCATCACCGCCTTGCAAGTCGTTCGTTGGGTCATACGTTACGTTGCGGGGCCGCCCGGCCCCTTCCATCAGGCAAACATACCCGCAGCGCGCTCCCGCGCAAAAACAGCGTGGCTCCCGAGCACGGGAGCCACGCGTCGCGAATCGTCGTCCGCCGATGACGGCGGCCGTCAGGAGGCCGAGGCCACGCCGAGGTTGCCCAGGCGCACCAGCGGCGGGTACGCCTTGCGCACGGCCGCGAACAGCGCGAACCCGACGATCAGGCCGACGCCCATCTGGAAGCTGTTGCCGACGATCTCGCCGAGCGCCGGGCCCCAGCCGGACAGGATGCCGCCGGCGATGAAGTAGCCGAACACCTTCCACACGCCGGCCACCACGGAGCCGAGGATGACGTTGAGCGGCTTGAACTCGCGCACGAGCAGGCCGACGATCACGGCCTGCAGGCCGTCGATGACGAAGGTGAAGATCGCCCACTGCGGGTAGCCGGAGATCAGGTCTGACAGGGCCGGGCCGAGGCCTCCGACGATGCCGCCGACCCACGGGCCGAAGGCGAAGGACGCGAAGTAGATCATCGTGTCGGACAGGTTGAGATAGCCGCGGGTGGGCGTCGGGATCTTGACGAACATCGTGAGCACGGTGGTCACGGCCGTCATGATGGCGATCAGCGGGATGGTCCCCGCCGTCAGCGTTTTCTGCGTACGTGCAGTCATGGTTTCCCTCTCTTGCATGAATCAATGACTGATTGCTGCGGACCGCACGTCATGGGTAATTCGACATGAATAGTTCAACTCCTGCGATCCAATACAGTATTGTACGCCTATTTGAAACAAAACATTGACTATATGTTTCAATTCATCAAAATATGAGATTGTTTTTCGATGATTTTACAGCCGGAGCCCCACGTCATTGTAGCACCCCGGACAACAGTCATGGCCGGGGCCTCCCCTGACGAGGAAGGAGGCATCCGGCCATCCGCTGCGGTTATGGACGTTCGGTTATAATCCGCCGGCTACGGCGCGGCCGGCTACGGCGTCGGACCGCCGCCGGCCGCGCGTCACTTGCGCGTCACTTCGCCAGTCCGGAGGCGCGCAGCGCCTCGAAGCCACCCTTGAGGTCGTCGAGGATGTCCTCGATGTTCTCGGTGCCGATGGACAGGCGGATGGTGCCCTGGTGGATGCCCTGGTCCTCGAGCTCCTCCAGGGTCTCCTGGGAGTGCGTGGTGGAGGCCGGGTGGATCACGAGGGACTTCGCGTCGGCGACGTTGGCCAGCAGGGAGAACAGGTGCAGGTTGTCGATGAACACGCGCGCCGCGTCCTTGCCGCCCTTGATGTCGAAGGTGAAGATGGAGCCGGCGCCGTTCGGGAAGTACTTCTCGTACAGGTCGTGGTCAGGGCGGCCCGGGATGGACGGGTGGGAGACGGACTCGACCTCGGGCACGGTCTGCAGGTACTCGACGACCTTCAGCGCGTTCTGGACGTGGCGTTCGACGTGCAGCGACAGGGTCTCGGTGCCCTGCAGCAGCAGGAAGGCGGCGAACGGGGACAGGGTGGCGCCGGTGTCGCGCAGCAGGATGGCGCGCACGCGGGTCACGAAGGCGGCGCCGCCGAGGGCCTCGTAGAAGTTCAGGCCGTGGTAGGAGGGGTCCGGCTCGGTCAGGGTCGGGAACTTGCCCGGCACCTCGGCCCAGTTGAAGTTGCCGCCTTCGACGATCACGCCGCCGAGGGTGGTGCCGTGGCCGCCGATGAACTTGGTGGCGGACTCGACCACGACGTCGGCGCCGTGCTCCAGCGGGCGGAACAGGTACGGGGTGGCGAAGGTGTTGTCCACGATCACCGGCAGGTGGTGCTTGTGGGCGATGGCGGAGATGGCCTCGAAGTCCGGCAGGTCGGCGTTCGGGTTGCCGAAGGTCTCGAAGTAGACGAGCTTGGTGTTCTCCTGGATGGCGTCCTCGAACTCCTGCGGGTTCTCGGCGGAGACGAAGGTGGTGGTGATGCCGTCGCGCGGCAGGGTGTGGCGCAGCAGGTTGAAGGTGCCGCCGTAGATGTTCTTGGCGGCGACGATGTGGTCGCCGGACTGGGTGATGTTGCGCACGGCGTATTCGACGGCGGCCGCGCCGGAGGCGACGGCCAGGCCGGCCGTGCCGCCTTCGAGGGCGGCGATGCGGTCCTCGAAGACGCCCTGCGTGGTGTTGGTCAGGCGGCCGTAGATGTTGCCCGGGTCGGCGAGGCCGAAGCGGGCCTCGGCGTGGTCGAAGTTGTGGAAGACGTAGCTGGTGGTGGCGTAGATCGGCACCGCGCGGGAATCGGTGGCCGGGTCGGCCTGCTCCTGGCCCACATGCAGCTGCAGGGTCTCGAAACGGTACTTCTTGTTGGCTTCGGTCATGGTCTTGGCTCCTTTGATGGATGTCTGCGCCGGTGGCACAGGGTCGGTTGCGGTTGTACTGTCCTTACCCATCGGGCTCCGGCCGGCTTTGCGGTCGATCCGTCGTTCGGCGAGGTGTTGGTTTCAGACCTTACGAGCCGAGGCCGGCGCGTCGCAAGCCGAGCGCTATCGGAGTTGCCTATACCCCCTTATCAACCGTTGGAATCATTGCTCTGCGCCCGCTGCGCGAGGGAGAACTCGGAGCCGCGAAACCGCGCGACACGCCGTGGCCCCGGGATCCGCCGGGAATGGCCGGAACGGGTGCCGGAGCCGCTTGTCAGGTCGCGCGCTACAGTCGTACATCAGATCGCGGCATCCGCCGCGCTTCCCGCAACGCCGTCCGGCCGGGCCATCGCATCCCGCCGGCCCGCACCGGACCTCGCCCCCGCCGGAGCGGCGACGGACGCTCATGAAAGGCCTTCAACCATGACCGACGATGTGATCCTGTACCACCGCGATCCCCGCTATATCCCGCGCGTCGCCGCCGTCCACGACATGTGCGGCTACGGCAAGTGCTCGCTGACCGCGGCGATCCCGATCCTGTCGGCCGCCGGCTGCGACGTGTGCCCGGTGCCGACGGCGCTGCTCAGCGAGCACACGCAGTTCCCGGTCTACACCTTCCACGACACGACGGATCTGCTCGGCGAATATCTGGACGCCTGGTCCGCAACCGGCATCGAGCTCGACGGCGTGTATTCCGGATTCCTCGGCTCGCCCGACCAGGTGGCGATCATCCAGCGCCTGTACCGCGAGTACCCGAAGGCGCTGCGTCTGGTCGACCCGGTGATGGGCGACGCCGGCACAACGTACCCGACGTATACGGCCGAGCTGTGCGAGGCGATGGGCGCGCTGGCCGACGGCGCCGACGTGCTCATGCCGAACCTGACCGAGGCGTCGATCCTGACCGGGCGGGACTACCCGGGCCAGTCCCTGACCGACGGGCAGGTGACGGACTGGCTGGAGGCGCTGCTCGCGCTGGGGGCCCGCAACGTGGTGCTCAAGGGCATCGACCGGGGCGACGGCGCGATCCGCAACTACGTCGCCTCCGCCGAGGCCGGCGCCTCCGCGCGCATCGAACTGGCCCACGACAAGCTGCCGTACATGACGCACGGCACCGGCGACGCCTTCGCCTCGGCCCTGTGCGGCGCGGTACTGGCCGGCCGCGGGCTGGCCAAGTCGGCGCGCATCGCCGGCGAATTCGTGCGCCACGCGATGGCGAACACCCTCAACCAGCCCCAGCACGAGCACCGCGGCGTCAGCTTCGAACTCAACCTCGGCGAACTCACCACGCTGGTGCGCTAGCGCCCCGTTTCGTAAACAACGGAATAGCGCACGGCCCACCAACTACACGTCGACACCGGCATGCCGTCCGTCCACCGTTATCCACCGCACATGCCGAACCGGCGGACTTATCCACAAAAAACCATCCACAACACGCCGAAGGGGCTTCCCTGCGTGCACATGCCCCGATCGCGGTTGCGCCGGGCGCGGCCGGTCTGTTCCACTTGGGGCATGGATACCACACGGACATCAACGCAAACCAATCCCGCGCCGGCGTCATGCGCCGACGCGCCGACGATGGACGGGCTGGCCGCCAGCCTGGCCGACGGCTCGCTCAGCCCCAAGCAACTGGGCATTGCCGGCGAACGATACGCGGCCGCCTGGCTGGAACGCCAAGGCTGCACGGTGCTCGACCGCAATTGGCGCTCACGCTACGGCGAACTCGACGTGGTCGCCCTCAGCCCCGAACGCACGGTGCTCTTCGTCGAGGTCAAGACCCGGCGCGGCATACGCTACGGCGTGCCGCAGGAGGCCGTCACCGCCCGCAAGCAGGCCAATCTGCGCCGCGCCGGCGTGCAGTGGCTGCTGGCCGCCGAGCACCGCCTGTCCCACAACGGCATACGGTTCGACGTGATCAGCATCGTCGTGCCGGCCGGCGGCAAGCCGGTCGTGCGCCATATCCGGGAGGCGTTCTGATGGCGATCGGAAGCGCGCTGTCGGTCGGCCTGATCGGCTTGAAGGCGTTCATCATCCAAATGCAGGCGTTCATCTCGCCCGGGCTGCCGTATTTCTCCGTCATCGGCCTGCCCGACACCTCGCTGAGCGAGGCGCGGGAACGGGTGAAGTCCGCGTGCCAGGCCACCGGGTTCCGCTGGCCGGAGACGCGCGTGACGGTGAACCTGTCCCCCGCCTCCATGCCCAAGCGCGGCTCCTCGCACGATCTGGCGATCGCGGCGAGCGTGCTCAGCGCCGCCGGGGCCATCCCCCACGACGCGCTGGCCGACGTCATCGTGCTCGGCGAGGTGAATCTGGACGGCACGGTGCTGCCGATCCACGGGCTGCTGCCGATCCTGCTGCATGCCAGGGAGCGCGGGATCCGCCGGCTGATCGTGCCCCGGCTCAACGGGGACGAGGCGGATCTCGTCGACGGCCTGGACGTGGTGTGCGTCGGCCATGTCGGCGAGCTGATCGAACTGATGGGCGGCACCGCCCGGTACACGCTGCCCGACGCCGATCCCCCGGCCGCCGTCCCGCCGTCCGACGAGCCGTTTTCCGTTCCGGCGCTGGGCGATATGGGCGAGGTCGTCGGCCAGACGATGACCAAATGGGCGCTGCAGGTCGCCGCCGCCGGCGGCCACCATGTGATGATGACCGGTCCTCCCGGAACCGGCAAGACGATGCTCGCCTCGCGCGTGCCCGGCATCATGTGCCCGCTGACCGGCGAGGAGCAGCTGGAGGTCGCGTCGATCCGCTCGCTGTGCGGCACGCTGCCGCAGTACGGGATCAGCGACGTGCCGCCCTTCGAGGCGCCGCACCACACCGCCTCGACCGCGGCCCTGGTGGGAGGCGGCTCCGGGCTGGCGCAGCCGGGGGCGATCACGCGGGCGCACCGCGGCGTGCTGTTCATGGACGAGGCCCCGGAATTCTCGACGCGCGCGCTGCAGACCCTGAGGGAGCCGCTGGAATCCGGCTACGTCTCGCTGTCCCGGTCCAGGGGCTCCACATACTACCCGGCGCGCTTCCAGCTGGTCATGGCAGCCAATCCGTGCCCGTGCGGCTACGCGTACGGCACCGGCGAGCGCTGCACCTGCAAGGAGCGGGACCGCATCCGGTACTTTTCGCGCCTATCCGGCCCGATCCTCGACCGCATCGACATCCAGGTCGAGGTGCCTCCGGTCGACCGCATCACCGTGCGGGACGAGAAACCGCGCATGACGAGCCTGGACATGCGCCGGCGGGTGATCGTCGCGCGCACCGCCGCGCGCGAGCGGTTCGGGGAATACGGGTGGTCGTGCAACGCGCAGGCGTCCGGCGAGTGGCTGCGCGCGCATACCGGCGCGAAGGCGATCGCGCTGGTCAACGCCGCGCTGGAGAAGCGGCGTCTGAGCCTGCGCGGCGCGGATCGCGCGATGCGCCTGGCATGGACGCTGGCCGACATGAACGGCCTCGTATCGCCCGGCTGCGAGGAGATGCATCAGGGCATCGCGCTCAGGGCGAGGGTCTCATGAACGGCGTCGACCCCGAGACGCTGGCGCGCGCCGCGCTCACCTTCTGCCTGGACGGCGCCGACGCCCTGATGTTCGCGACGATCAAAGGCGCCGGTTCCGCGCAGAAGGTGCTGCAG encodes the following:
- a CDS encoding Lrp/AsnC family transcriptional regulator; translated protein: MMNGRTDIQRRDLEVVAALQRDGRLSMAALAEQLGISVYAATESYRKLTSSGMMSVVPVINPLSLSNYCQVIVGLRISGRRDEALAALQAMPQVTYVVCALGDADIIAEAVVYTGAAMDRFLKSDLRALPGLERIQVFSCAKLVLDDHNVGVVNRLLAACGGEPVMSKHEANVGADAPVSTLGAHLAETFNALQDDGRASYASVGQRLGVSHTAVRGRVKRLEEAGVMSIMATVSPMRLGDFSQAFIGLSVAPPYRLDAGELLAVDEITYVMSGVGFGGAEYLVEVIADNDEALWRVVDRSIRRLPGITQTWWATTVSVEKESYWLDPPVEAARLNE
- a CDS encoding energy-coupling factor transporter transmembrane component T family protein, with protein sequence MNADLYVPGDGWLHRADPRVKFAMSLALLVLCLVWREWAFMLAALALEHAMLAADRTPAGRIMWVWRILAPIIVLIVILWPIFDPSGEHELWRLGFLRLTRENLVMAAVMGLRIPALGFACFLTLFTTSQAKLVRGLVALGVPYRAGLTLATSLRYIPVFFQIFQSVSAAQRARGLDLSGGARGSGSGVGTAGRARRNPLARLVTRFTSYLPIIVAVLIRAYRMSQSVGWTMESRGLGLPGARTYRVTLRMRPADWALLAATLAVAAAVVTAMLVQAA
- a CDS encoding ABC transporter ATP-binding protein, with the protein product MMGGLIEVRDLGWRYAPIVDGGGPIPGLDGVSADIRAGWFVGVVGPTGAGKSTFCMALAGIIPNLADGTMSGAVTVAGMDTAAVSVAQLSTRVGYVQQDPESQLFCASVEDEIAFPLENRGMDPALMDARIDEMLALVGMTGMRRRVPTSLSGGQMQRVALAAALAAEPDILIVDEPTAALDPEGKRDVFAALEAIRRRRSLTVIMAEQDTSHLPGWADRILVLESGRLAAQGDAGLFEREHGLFTRLGVALPQEGEPELAVTPMSGTPRDPAIVLDHVTYRYDGAEAGETALDDVSCAIPRGAFVGLVGRNGSGKTTLAKHLNALLTPSAGRVTVDGLDTRANGVGRMAAHVGFVFQNPDHQIFCASTRDEIGFGPKVLGRTPEQVDDAVERAMELFGLRRFADISPATLGYGDRRAVALASVLAMDTPVLVLDEPTVGLDRIIADRFLDAVRELNRQGVTVVMISHDMRAVARCCTHLLRMDGGRIAEWGELRRQAADAAGADTETERSGQR
- a CDS encoding ECF transporter S component, with the protein product MTARTQKTLTAGTIPLIAIMTAVTTVLTMFVKIPTPTRGYLNLSDTMIYFASFAFGPWVGGIVGGLGPALSDLISGYPQWAIFTFVIDGLQAVIVGLLVREFKPLNVILGSVVAGVWKVFGYFIAGGILSGWGPALGEIVGNSFQMGVGLIVGFALFAAVRKAYPPLVRLGNLGVASAS
- a CDS encoding O-acetylhomoserine aminocarboxypropyltransferase/cysteine synthase family protein, whose product is MTEANKKYRFETLQLHVGQEQADPATDSRAVPIYATTSYVFHNFDHAEARFGLADPGNIYGRLTNTTQGVFEDRIAALEGGTAGLAVASGAAAVEYAVRNITQSGDHIVAAKNIYGGTFNLLRHTLPRDGITTTFVSAENPQEFEDAIQENTKLVYFETFGNPNADLPDFEAISAIAHKHHLPVIVDNTFATPYLFRPLEHGADVVVESATKFIGGHGTTLGGVIVEGGNFNWAEVPGKFPTLTEPDPSYHGLNFYEALGGAAFVTRVRAILLRDTGATLSPFAAFLLLQGTETLSLHVERHVQNALKVVEYLQTVPEVESVSHPSIPGRPDHDLYEKYFPNGAGSIFTFDIKGGKDAARVFIDNLHLFSLLANVADAKSLVIHPASTTHSQETLEELEDQGIHQGTIRLSIGTENIEDILDDLKGGFEALRASGLAK
- a CDS encoding pyridoxamine kinase, whose product is MTDDVILYHRDPRYIPRVAAVHDMCGYGKCSLTAAIPILSAAGCDVCPVPTALLSEHTQFPVYTFHDTTDLLGEYLDAWSATGIELDGVYSGFLGSPDQVAIIQRLYREYPKALRLVDPVMGDAGTTYPTYTAELCEAMGALADGADVLMPNLTEASILTGRDYPGQSLTDGQVTDWLEALLALGARNVVLKGIDRGDGAIRNYVASAEAGASARIELAHDKLPYMTHGTGDAFASALCGAVLAGRGLAKSARIAGEFVRHAMANTLNQPQHEHRGVSFELNLGELTTLVR
- a CDS encoding YraN family protein, translating into MDTTRTSTQTNPAPASCADAPTMDGLAASLADGSLSPKQLGIAGERYAAAWLERQGCTVLDRNWRSRYGELDVVALSPERTVLFVEVKTRRGIRYGVPQEAVTARKQANLRRAGVQWLLAAEHRLSHNGIRFDVISIVVPAGGKPVVRHIREAF
- a CDS encoding YifB family Mg chelatase-like AAA ATPase gives rise to the protein MAIGSALSVGLIGLKAFIIQMQAFISPGLPYFSVIGLPDTSLSEARERVKSACQATGFRWPETRVTVNLSPASMPKRGSSHDLAIAASVLSAAGAIPHDALADVIVLGEVNLDGTVLPIHGLLPILLHARERGIRRLIVPRLNGDEADLVDGLDVVCVGHVGELIELMGGTARYTLPDADPPAAVPPSDEPFSVPALGDMGEVVGQTMTKWALQVAAAGGHHVMMTGPPGTGKTMLASRVPGIMCPLTGEEQLEVASIRSLCGTLPQYGISDVPPFEAPHHTASTAALVGGGSGLAQPGAITRAHRGVLFMDEAPEFSTRALQTLREPLESGYVSLSRSRGSTYYPARFQLVMAANPCPCGYAYGTGERCTCKERDRIRYFSRLSGPILDRIDIQVEVPPVDRITVRDEKPRMTSLDMRRRVIVARTAARERFGEYGWSCNAQASGEWLRAHTGAKAIALVNAALEKRRLSLRGADRAMRLAWTLADMNGLVSPGCEEMHQGIALRARVS